The Pantoea phytobeneficialis genome has a segment encoding these proteins:
- the queD gene encoding 6-carboxytetrahydropterin synthase QueD, which translates to MMSTTLFKEFQFEAAHRLPHVPEGHKCGRLHGHSFLVRLEITGEVDAYTGWVMDFAELKAAFAPLYDRLDHHYLNDIPGLENPTSEVLAKWIWDEMKPILPELSAVMIKETCTAGCVYRG; encoded by the coding sequence ATTATGTCTACCACGTTGTTTAAAGAGTTCCAGTTTGAAGCGGCGCACCGCTTACCTCATGTACCTGAGGGGCATAAATGCGGTCGTTTGCACGGCCACTCCTTTCTGGTGCGGCTGGAAATTACCGGGGAAGTGGATGCTTATACCGGTTGGGTTATGGATTTTGCAGAATTGAAAGCGGCCTTTGCACCGCTCTATGATCGCCTCGATCATCACTATCTGAATGACATTCCCGGTCTGGAGAATCCCACCAGTGAAGTGCTGGCAAAATGGATTTGGGATGAGATGAAACCGATTCTGCCAGAATTGAGCGCTGTGATGATCAAAGAAACCTGCACCGCAGGTTGTGTCTATCGCGGCTAG
- the cysD gene encoding sulfate adenylyltransferase subunit CysD, with protein sequence MDQNRLTHLRQLEAESIHIIREVAAEFSNPVMMYSIGKDSSVMLHLARKAFYPGTLPFPLLHVDTGWKFREMYEFRDRTVKAMGAELLVHRNPEGVAMGINPFVHGSAKHTDIMKTEGLKQALNKYGFDAAFGGARRDEEKSRAKERIYSFRDRFHRWDPKNQRPELWHNYNGQINKGESIRVFPLSNWTELDIWQYIFLENIEIVPLYLAAPRPVLERDGMLMMVDDDRIDLQPGEVIKQRMVRFRTLGCWPLTGAVESEAQTLPEIIEEMLVSTTSERQGRVIDRDQAGSMELKKRQGYF encoded by the coding sequence ATGGACCAAAACCGACTCACTCATCTGCGCCAACTGGAGGCAGAGAGTATCCATATCATCCGCGAGGTGGCGGCCGAGTTCAGTAATCCGGTGATGATGTACTCCATCGGCAAAGACTCCTCGGTGATGCTGCATCTGGCGCGTAAAGCCTTCTATCCGGGTACGCTGCCATTTCCGCTGCTGCATGTTGATACCGGCTGGAAATTTCGCGAAATGTACGAGTTTCGCGATCGCACCGTCAAGGCGATGGGTGCAGAACTGCTGGTGCACCGTAACCCGGAAGGGGTCGCTATGGGCATCAACCCGTTTGTGCATGGCAGCGCTAAGCACACCGACATCATGAAAACCGAGGGCCTGAAGCAGGCGCTGAATAAATATGGCTTCGATGCGGCCTTTGGTGGCGCGCGTCGCGATGAGGAGAAATCCCGCGCCAAAGAACGTATCTATTCGTTTCGCGACCGCTTCCACCGTTGGGATCCGAAAAACCAGCGCCCGGAGCTGTGGCACAACTACAACGGCCAGATTAACAAAGGTGAGAGCATCCGCGTGTTCCCGCTTTCCAACTGGACCGAACTGGATATCTGGCAGTACATCTTCCTCGAAAACATCGAGATTGTGCCACTGTATCTCGCGGCACCACGTCCGGTACTGGAGCGCGATGGCATGTTGATGATGGTGGATGATGACCGCATCGACCTGCAACCGGGCGAAGTAATCAAACAGCGTATGGTGCGTTTCCGTACCCTCGGCTGCTGGCCGCTGACCGGTGCGGTGGAGTCCGAAGCACAAACGTTGCCGGAAATTATTGAAGAGATGCTGGTCTCCACTACCAGCGAACGCCAGGGCCGTGTGATTGACCGCGACCAGGCCGGTTCGATGGAACTGAAGAAACGTCAGGGTTATTTCTAA
- the eno gene encoding phosphopyruvate hydratase, producing MSKIVKVIGREIIDSRGNPTVEAEVHLEGGFVGLAAAPSGASTGSREALELRDGDKSRFLGKGVTKAVAAVNGPIADAVKGKDAKDQANIDKIMIELDGTENKSNFGANAILAVSLAAAKAAAASKGQPLYEHIAELNGTPGKYSMPLPMMNIINGGEHADNNVDIQEFMIQPVGAKTVKEAIRMGSEVFHHLAKVLKSKGMNTAVGDEGGYAPNLGSNAEALAVIAEAVKAAGYELGKDITLAMDCAASEFYKDGKYVLAGEGGKAFTSEEFTHFLEDLTKQYPIVSIEDGLDESDWAGFAYQTKVLGDKIQLVGDDLFVTNTKILKEGIEKGIANSILIKFNQIGSLTETLAAIKMAKDAGYTAVISHRSGETEDATIADLAVGTAAGQIKTGSMSRSDRVAKYNQLIRIEEALGAKAPFNGLKEVKGQA from the coding sequence ATGTCCAAAATCGTAAAAGTCATCGGTCGCGAAATTATCGACTCCCGTGGCAACCCGACTGTAGAAGCAGAAGTGCATCTGGAAGGTGGTTTCGTTGGTCTGGCTGCTGCCCCGTCAGGTGCATCAACCGGTTCTCGCGAAGCGCTGGAGCTGCGTGACGGTGACAAATCTCGTTTCCTGGGCAAAGGCGTGACCAAAGCGGTTGCGGCGGTTAACGGTCCGATCGCTGACGCGGTAAAAGGCAAAGATGCCAAAGACCAGGCGAACATCGATAAGATCATGATCGAGCTGGACGGTACTGAGAACAAATCCAACTTCGGTGCAAACGCCATTCTGGCCGTTTCTCTGGCTGCGGCAAAAGCGGCTGCGGCTTCTAAAGGTCAGCCGCTGTATGAGCACATCGCTGAACTGAACGGCACCCCGGGCAAATACTCTATGCCGCTGCCAATGATGAACATCATCAACGGTGGTGAGCACGCTGACAACAACGTCGACATCCAGGAATTCATGATTCAGCCGGTTGGCGCGAAGACTGTAAAAGAAGCCATCCGTATGGGTTCTGAAGTTTTCCATCACCTGGCGAAAGTGCTGAAAAGCAAAGGCATGAACACCGCAGTGGGTGACGAAGGTGGCTACGCGCCGAACCTGGGTTCTAACGCCGAAGCCCTGGCTGTTATCGCGGAAGCGGTAAAAGCAGCAGGCTATGAGCTGGGCAAAGACATCACCCTGGCGATGGACTGCGCGGCATCTGAATTCTACAAAGACGGTAAATACGTGCTGGCCGGTGAAGGTGGTAAAGCATTTACCTCTGAAGAGTTCACTCACTTCCTGGAAGATCTGACCAAACAGTACCCGATCGTCTCTATCGAAGACGGTCTGGACGAGTCTGACTGGGCGGGCTTTGCTTACCAGACCAAAGTACTGGGCGACAAAATCCAGCTGGTTGGTGACGACCTGTTCGTAACCAACACCAAGATCCTGAAAGAAGGTATCGAGAAAGGCATCGCTAACTCCATCCTGATCAAATTCAACCAGATCGGTTCTCTGACCGAAACTCTGGCTGCTATCAAGATGGCAAAAGACGCAGGCTACACCGCGGTGATCTCTCACCGTTCAGGTGAAACCGAAGATGCAACCATCGCTGACCTGGCCGTAGGTACTGCGGCTGGCCAGATCAAAACCGGTTCAATGAGCCGTTCTGACCGCGTTGCTAAATACAACCAGCTGATTCGTATCGAAGAAGCGCTGGGTGCTAAAGCACCTTTCAACGGTCTGAAAGAAGTTAAAGGCCAGGCGTAA
- the cysI gene encoding assimilatory sulfite reductase (NADPH) hemoprotein subunit, translating into MSEKHPGPLVVEGKLVDAERLKKQSNYLRGTILEDLDDGLTGGFNGDNFLLIRFHGMYQQDDRDIRAERAAQKLEPRHAMMLRCRLPGGIITPTQWLAIDKFATEKTIYGSIRLTNRQTFQFHGILKKNVKPTHQMLHEVGLDALATANDVNRNVLCTSNPVESALHQEAYEWAKKLSEHLLPKTRAYAEIWWDQEKVATTDEEPILGETYLPRKFKTTVVIPPHNDVDLHANDLNFIAIAEKGKLVGFNLLVGGGLSIDHGNKATYARTASEFGFLPVEKILDVAAAVVTTQRDWGNRTDRKNAKTKYTLERVGVETFKAEVEKRAGITFGPTRPYEFTSRGDRIGWIKGVDKKWHLTLFIENGRLLDYPGRPLKRGIAEIAKVHQGDFRLTANQNLIVAGVPEKQKAQIEAIAREHGLMEQVTPQRENSMACVSFPTCPLAMAEAERFLPSFVTRVEEIMHGHGVGDEHIVLRVTGCPNGCGRAMLAEIGLVGKAPGRYNLHIGGNRIGTRIPRMYRENITEGEILASIDELVGRWAKERNGEEGFGDFVIRAGIVKPVVDPARDFWDPEAV; encoded by the coding sequence ATGAGTGAAAAACACCCTGGACCGCTGGTCGTTGAAGGCAAGCTTGTTGACGCCGAGCGTCTGAAAAAACAAAGCAACTATCTGCGCGGCACCATTCTCGAAGATCTCGACGATGGCCTGACCGGTGGCTTTAACGGCGATAACTTCCTGCTGATCCGTTTCCACGGCATGTACCAGCAGGATGATCGTGATATCCGTGCGGAACGTGCGGCGCAGAAACTCGAACCGCGTCATGCCATGATGCTGCGCTGCCGCCTGCCGGGCGGCATCATCACGCCAACCCAGTGGCTGGCGATTGATAAGTTTGCCACCGAAAAAACCATTTATGGCAGCATCCGCCTGACCAACCGCCAGACGTTCCAGTTCCACGGCATTCTGAAGAAGAACGTGAAACCGACGCATCAGATGCTGCATGAAGTGGGTCTCGATGCGTTAGCAACGGCCAACGACGTAAACCGTAACGTGCTCTGTACCTCGAACCCGGTGGAGTCGGCGCTGCATCAGGAAGCTTACGAGTGGGCGAAAAAACTGTCGGAGCATCTGCTGCCGAAAACGCGCGCCTATGCTGAGATCTGGTGGGATCAGGAGAAGGTTGCCACCACCGATGAGGAGCCGATCCTCGGTGAAACTTACCTACCACGTAAGTTCAAAACCACGGTGGTGATCCCGCCGCATAACGACGTGGATCTGCACGCTAACGATCTCAACTTCATCGCCATCGCCGAGAAGGGCAAACTGGTGGGCTTTAACCTGCTGGTGGGCGGTGGCCTGTCGATCGATCACGGTAACAAAGCCACCTATGCGCGCACCGCCAGCGAGTTTGGTTTCCTGCCGGTGGAGAAGATCCTTGATGTCGCGGCGGCGGTGGTGACCACCCAGCGTGACTGGGGCAATCGTACCGATCGTAAAAACGCCAAAACCAAATACACGCTGGAGCGCGTGGGCGTGGAAACCTTTAAAGCTGAAGTGGAAAAACGTGCCGGTATCACTTTCGGTCCGACGCGTCCGTACGAATTCACTAGCCGTGGCGATCGTATTGGCTGGATCAAAGGCGTCGATAAGAAGTGGCACCTGACGCTGTTTATTGAAAACGGCCGTCTGCTGGATTATCCGGGCCGTCCACTGAAGCGCGGCATTGCCGAAATCGCCAAAGTACATCAGGGCGATTTCCGCCTCACCGCTAACCAAAACCTGATTGTGGCGGGCGTGCCGGAGAAACAGAAAGCGCAGATTGAAGCCATTGCTCGTGAACACGGTTTGATGGAGCAGGTGACGCCGCAGCGTGAAAACTCGATGGCCTGTGTATCTTTCCCAACTTGTCCGCTGGCGATGGCTGAAGCCGAGCGTTTCCTGCCTTCATTTGTGACCAGGGTCGAAGAGATCATGCACGGCCACGGCGTGGGTGATGAGCACATAGTGTTACGCGTTACCGGTTGTCCTAACGGCTGTGGCCGTGCCATGCTGGCCGAAATCGGTCTGGTGGGTAAAGCACCAGGTCGTTACAACCTGCATATTGGCGGCAACCGCATCGGCACCCGTATTCCGCGCATGTATCGAGAGAACATCACCGAAGGGGAGATCCTCGCCAGCATTGATGAGCTGGTTGGACGCTGGGCGAAAGAGCGTAACGGTGAAGAAGGTTTTGGCGACTTCGTGATTCGCGCGGGCATCGTGAAGCCAGTGGTTGACCCCGCCCGTGATTTTTGGGACCCGGAGGCAGTATGA
- a CDS encoding phosphoadenylyl-sulfate reductase: MTVLDLAALNDLPKIDRVMALAETNAQLEKQSAEERLGWALKQLPGAFVLSSSFGIQAAVLLHMVTQQQPDIPVILTDTGYLFPETYRFIDELTDKLNLNLQVFRAETSPAWQEARYGKLWEQGVEGIEKYNQINKVEPMNRALETLGAQTWFAGLRRDQSGSRAHLPVLAIQRGVFKVLPIIDWDNRQVHQYLKQHGLKYHPLWDEGYLSVGDTHTTKKWEPGMAEEETRFFGLKRECGLHEG; the protein is encoded by the coding sequence ATGACGGTACTCGATCTCGCAGCACTGAATGATTTACCCAAAATTGATCGTGTGATGGCGCTGGCGGAAACCAACGCGCAGCTGGAAAAACAATCGGCAGAAGAGCGTCTGGGCTGGGCACTGAAGCAGTTGCCTGGCGCGTTTGTGCTGTCCTCCAGCTTTGGTATTCAGGCGGCGGTGTTGCTGCATATGGTGACGCAACAACAGCCGGATATTCCGGTGATCCTCACGGATACCGGTTATCTGTTCCCGGAAACCTATCGCTTTATCGATGAGCTGACCGATAAGCTCAACCTGAATCTCCAGGTGTTCCGTGCGGAAACCTCACCGGCCTGGCAGGAAGCACGTTACGGCAAGTTGTGGGAGCAGGGCGTCGAAGGGATCGAGAAATACAACCAAATCAACAAAGTGGAACCGATGAACCGCGCGCTGGAAACGTTAGGAGCGCAAACCTGGTTTGCGGGTCTGCGGCGCGATCAGTCCGGCAGCCGCGCGCATTTGCCGGTGCTGGCGATTCAGCGTGGCGTATTTAAAGTGCTGCCGATTATCGACTGGGATAACCGCCAGGTACATCAGTACCTGAAACAGCATGGCCTGAAATACCATCCATTGTGGGACGAAGGCTATCTGTCTGTCGGAGATACGCATACCACCAAGAAGTGGGAGCCGGGGATGGCGGAAGAGGAAACACGTTTCTTTGGGCTGAAGCGCGAGTGCGGCCTTCACGAAGGTTAA
- the cysG gene encoding siroheme synthase CysG, producing MDYLPLFADLKNRPVLVVGGGDIAARKIELLRRTGARVLVAARELGHELQALHEIAAIEWIAQTFDEAQLDGVFLVIAATDDNALNSQVFEAANARHKLVNVVDDQPKCSFIFPSIVDRSPLVVAISSSGTAPVLARLLREKIEALLPANLGQMAEVAGQWRDKVKQRYRQMSERRRFWERAFNGLFASQMAAGNVNEARRTLDRELENDSDNQGEITLVGAGPGDSGLLTLRGLQVMQLADVVLYDHLVSDEVLELVRRDADRICVGKRAGAHSVPQEETNRLLVQLAQQGKRVVRLKGGDPFIFGRGGEELQAAKAAGIPFQVVPGITAAAGATAYAGIPLTHRDHAQSVMFITGQCRADSNGIDWPSLARARQTLAIYMGTVKAAEIATGLIEHGRDPATPVAVIGRGTRQDQQVLTGTLDQLEALAAVAPTPALLVIGEVVNLHGQLAWFQHSAQQGTRESAVVNLA from the coding sequence GTGGATTATCTGCCTCTTTTTGCCGATCTCAAAAACCGTCCGGTGCTGGTTGTCGGCGGTGGCGACATTGCTGCGCGCAAAATCGAGCTGCTGCGACGCACCGGGGCACGCGTGCTGGTCGCTGCGCGTGAGCTGGGCCATGAGTTGCAGGCGCTGCATGAGATTGCGGCGATTGAGTGGATTGCACAGACCTTTGATGAGGCGCAGTTGGATGGCGTGTTTCTGGTGATTGCCGCCACCGATGACAACGCCCTCAACAGCCAGGTATTTGAAGCAGCCAATGCGCGTCACAAGCTGGTGAACGTGGTGGACGACCAGCCGAAATGCAGCTTTATCTTTCCCTCGATTGTCGATCGTTCGCCGCTGGTGGTGGCGATCTCCTCCAGTGGCACCGCGCCGGTGTTGGCTCGCCTGCTGCGCGAAAAAATTGAAGCGCTGCTGCCGGCCAACCTTGGGCAAATGGCCGAGGTTGCCGGGCAATGGCGTGACAAAGTGAAACAGCGTTACCGTCAGATGTCAGAACGCCGCCGTTTCTGGGAACGAGCCTTTAACGGCCTGTTTGCCAGCCAGATGGCAGCGGGTAACGTCAATGAAGCGCGTCGCACCCTGGATCGCGAGCTGGAAAACGACAGTGACAATCAGGGCGAAATTACCCTGGTGGGTGCAGGCCCTGGCGACAGTGGTTTGCTGACGCTGCGTGGCTTGCAGGTCATGCAACTGGCCGATGTGGTGCTGTATGACCATCTGGTCAGTGACGAGGTGCTGGAACTGGTGCGTCGTGATGCTGACCGGATTTGTGTTGGCAAACGCGCCGGTGCTCATTCTGTCCCACAGGAAGAGACGAATCGCCTGCTGGTGCAACTGGCGCAGCAAGGTAAACGCGTGGTGCGCCTGAAAGGTGGCGATCCCTTTATTTTTGGCCGTGGCGGCGAAGAGTTACAGGCCGCCAAAGCTGCCGGTATCCCGTTTCAGGTGGTGCCGGGTATTACCGCAGCCGCAGGCGCAACTGCCTATGCCGGTATCCCTTTAACTCACCGTGACCATGCGCAAAGCGTGATGTTTATTACCGGTCAGTGCCGCGCAGACAGCAACGGCATCGACTGGCCGTCACTGGCACGCGCACGTCAGACGCTGGCGATCTATATGGGCACGGTGAAGGCGGCGGAAATAGCCACCGGACTGATAGAACATGGGCGCGATCCGGCGACACCTGTCGCGGTGATTGGTCGCGGTACGCGTCAGGATCAACAGGTGCTGACCGGCACCTTAGACCAGTTGGAGGCGCTGGCCGCCGTCGCGCCGACGCCAGCCTTGCTGGTGATTGGTGAAGTTGTGAATTTGCACGGGCAACTCGCCTGGTTTCAACATTCAGCACAGCAGGGGACTCGCGAGTCCGCCGTTGTCAATTTGGCTTGA
- a CDS encoding aminopeptidase: protein MFVTLRRALLAAVIAGGFPLLAQATDSVPGQFAEQQLRHIATYFPGRMSGSPAELMTADYLRQQFTQLGYQSNTRQFNTGYNWREKQGQMRWHKVTATSVIAARAGSAPQEILIVAHLDTWTPLSSRETDNNLGGLRLQGVDDNASGLGVMLELAQQLSKTPLHYGVRFVALSAGETGLHGMDDYLSRMDAKEKKNTLLVIDLNSLIVGDHLYFNSGINTPSAVRKQTSGRAVQLAHRLGISAVTHTLTARDYPGVNPFDKAGLPLLDVTASNWALGNKDGQQQRARSRHFPDGSVRHQTERDSLNYLDHWLPGRITQRTRDSVKILLPLLTELANPTT from the coding sequence ATGTTTGTCACCCTCCGCCGCGCCCTGCTGGCAGCAGTGATAGCGGGCGGTTTTCCTCTCCTTGCTCAGGCCACAGACAGCGTACCCGGGCAGTTTGCCGAACAACAATTGCGCCATATCGCAACCTATTTTCCAGGCCGGATGAGTGGTAGCCCGGCAGAGCTGATGACGGCGGATTACCTGCGTCAGCAGTTCACTCAGCTAGGTTATCAGAGCAATACCCGTCAGTTTAATACCGGTTATAACTGGCGCGAAAAACAGGGTCAGATGCGCTGGCACAAAGTCACTGCCACTTCAGTGATCGCCGCGCGTGCCGGTAGCGCGCCACAGGAGATCCTGATCGTGGCGCATCTTGATACCTGGACGCCACTCAGCAGCCGTGAAACCGACAACAACCTTGGCGGTCTGCGTTTACAGGGCGTGGATGACAACGCCTCCGGCCTTGGCGTAATGCTGGAGCTGGCGCAACAGTTAAGCAAAACGCCGTTGCATTATGGCGTGCGCTTTGTGGCGCTGAGTGCCGGTGAAACCGGGCTGCACGGGATGGATGATTATCTGTCGCGTATGGATGCCAAAGAGAAGAAAAACACCCTGTTGGTGATTGATCTGAACAGTTTGATCGTGGGTGATCATCTCTACTTTAATAGCGGGATCAATACCCCCTCCGCCGTGCGTAAGCAAACCAGCGGCCGTGCCGTGCAACTGGCGCACCGTCTGGGGATATCTGCTGTGACCCATACCTTAACCGCACGGGATTATCCGGGTGTGAATCCCTTCGATAAAGCCGGGTTGCCGCTGCTGGACGTGACGGCCAGCAACTGGGCGCTGGGTAATAAAGATGGCCAACAGCAGCGCGCACGCAGCCGCCACTTCCCGGATGGCAGCGTACGCCACCAAACCGAACGTGATAGTTTGAACTATCTCGACCACTGGCTACCGGGGCGTATCACGCAACGCACGCGTGATAGCGTGAAAATTCTGTTGCCACTGCTCACCGAGCTGGCGAATCCAACAACCTGA
- the queE gene encoding 7-carboxy-7-deazaguanine synthase QueE, producing MYYPINEMFQTLQGEGFYTGVPALFIRLQGCPVGCSWCDTKHTWDKLADRETSLGDILVKTVESDAWGNADPAMLLETIQRQGWTARHIVITGGEPAIYDLRPLTSALEAAGFACQIETSGTHEIRCSDATWVTVSPKVNMRGGYDVLPQAMQRADEIKHPVARVRDIEALDALLAGLHDEKPRIIALQPISRGDAATKLCIETCIARNWRLSMQTHKYLNIA from the coding sequence ATGTACTACCCGATTAACGAAATGTTCCAGACACTACAGGGCGAAGGTTTTTACACGGGCGTTCCGGCGCTGTTCATCCGTTTGCAGGGATGTCCGGTCGGCTGTAGCTGGTGTGATACCAAACATACCTGGGATAAGCTGGCAGATCGGGAGACCTCGCTTGGTGACATTCTGGTCAAAACAGTGGAAAGCGACGCCTGGGGCAACGCTGACCCGGCGATGCTGCTGGAGACGATTCAGCGCCAGGGTTGGACGGCACGCCACATTGTGATCACCGGTGGTGAACCGGCCATCTACGATTTACGCCCACTGACCAGCGCACTGGAAGCAGCGGGCTTTGCCTGCCAGATTGAAACCAGTGGTACCCATGAAATTCGTTGTTCCGACGCTACCTGGGTGACGGTTTCACCTAAGGTGAATATGCGCGGGGGCTATGATGTGCTGCCGCAGGCGATGCAGCGGGCTGATGAAATTAAACATCCGGTGGCGCGCGTGCGGGATATTGAAGCGCTGGATGCGCTGCTGGCGGGATTGCATGACGAGAAACCGCGTATTATCGCGTTACAGCCGATCAGCCGGGGTGATGCGGCGACCAAACTGTGCATTGAAACCTGCATCGCCCGTAACTGGCGTTTGTCGATGCAGACTCACAAATATCTCAATATTGCCTGA
- a CDS encoding YciI family protein translates to MYVVYLNYFRPVAEVETLLAPHIEWLDRYFASGAFIAAGRKDPRTGGMVLVKDMERAELDAILAEDPFVAVANYDVTKVNVTRASEAFAALTGI, encoded by the coding sequence ATGTACGTGGTTTATCTGAACTATTTCCGCCCGGTGGCCGAAGTGGAAACGCTGCTCGCGCCACATATTGAGTGGCTGGATCGCTATTTCGCCAGCGGCGCGTTTATTGCGGCTGGACGTAAAGATCCGCGTACCGGCGGCATGGTGCTGGTGAAGGATATGGAACGTGCTGAGTTGGATGCGATCCTGGCGGAAGACCCCTTTGTCGCGGTGGCGAATTACGACGTAACCAAGGTGAATGTGACGCGTGCCAGTGAGGCATTTGCGGCATTAACTGGAATTTAA
- the cysJ gene encoding NADPH-dependent assimilatory sulfite reductase flavoprotein subunit — protein sequence MTTQAPPGSLLPLTPEQLARLQAATTDFSTTQMAWLSGYFWGMVNQTPGAVATPAPVQAEAPTILLISASQTGNARRLAEHLRDDLLAAKLNVNLVNAGDYKFKQIGQEKLLVVVTSTQGEGEPPEEAVALHKFLMSKKAPTLNGAAFAVFGLGDTSYEFFSKAGKDFDSRLAELGAERLLDRVDADVEYAEQASAWRKQLTDILKARVPSEAPAVAAVTAAGSINEIHSSPYSKEAPLTASFAVNQKITGRDSDKDVRHIEIDLGDSGLRYQPGDALGVWFENDPALVKELLELLWLKGDEPVTIHGETLPLAEALQRHFELTVNTPQIVEHYAALSRNDALLALVGDKPKLQHYAQSLPIVDMVRQAPTELNAEQLTSLLRPLTPRLYSIASSQAENETEVHITVGAVRYEIEGRQRGGGASTWLADRLEEDSDIRVFIEHNDNFRLPANPETPVIMIGPGTGIAPFRAFMQQRDNEGAGGKNWLFFGNPHFTDDFLYQVEWQKYVKDGLLTNIDLAWSRDQAEKIYVQDKIRAKGAEVWRWIEEGAHLYVCGDANRMAKDVEQALLDVVVEHGAMDRETADEFLSELRIERRYQRDVY from the coding sequence ATGACGACTCAGGCACCCCCAGGTTCACTGCTGCCGCTAACCCCGGAGCAACTCGCGCGCTTACAGGCAGCGACTACCGATTTCTCTACCACCCAAATGGCATGGCTTTCGGGTTATTTCTGGGGCATGGTCAACCAGACGCCTGGTGCCGTTGCCACACCGGCACCGGTGCAGGCCGAGGCGCCGACCATCCTGTTGATCTCCGCATCGCAAACCGGCAATGCCCGTCGCCTGGCGGAACATCTGCGTGATGACCTGCTGGCGGCAAAACTGAACGTCAATCTGGTCAATGCCGGTGACTACAAATTTAAACAAATCGGCCAGGAAAAACTGCTGGTGGTGGTGACCTCCACCCAGGGCGAAGGTGAGCCACCTGAAGAAGCAGTGGCGTTACATAAATTCCTGATGTCGAAAAAAGCGCCGACCCTGAACGGCGCCGCCTTTGCCGTATTCGGCCTGGGCGACACCTCCTACGAATTCTTCAGCAAAGCCGGTAAGGATTTCGACAGCCGTCTGGCTGAACTGGGCGCAGAACGTTTGCTGGATCGCGTCGATGCCGATGTGGAATATGCGGAGCAGGCAAGCGCCTGGCGTAAGCAGCTCACCGACATCCTCAAAGCGCGAGTGCCGAGCGAAGCGCCAGCCGTGGCAGCAGTAACCGCTGCGGGTAGCATTAATGAAATCCACAGCAGCCCCTACAGCAAAGAAGCTCCGCTGACTGCCAGCTTTGCCGTAAACCAGAAAATTACTGGCCGTGATTCCGATAAAGATGTACGTCATATCGAAATCGATCTCGGTGATTCCGGTCTGCGTTACCAGCCGGGCGATGCCCTCGGTGTCTGGTTTGAAAACGATCCGGCGCTGGTTAAAGAGTTGCTGGAATTGTTATGGCTGAAAGGCGATGAGCCGGTGACGATCCACGGTGAGACCTTGCCGCTGGCGGAGGCACTGCAACGTCATTTTGAGCTGACGGTTAATACACCGCAGATCGTTGAACACTACGCCGCGTTGTCACGTAACGACGCGCTGCTGGCGCTGGTTGGTGATAAGCCGAAACTCCAGCACTACGCACAGAGCCTGCCGATTGTCGATATGGTGCGTCAGGCTCCGACTGAATTGAATGCAGAACAGTTGACCAGCCTGTTACGTCCTTTGACGCCACGCCTCTACTCCATCGCCTCTTCGCAGGCAGAGAACGAGACTGAAGTGCATATCACGGTGGGTGCGGTGCGCTACGAGATTGAGGGGCGTCAGCGTGGTGGCGGTGCTTCCACCTGGCTGGCGGATCGTCTGGAAGAAGACAGTGACATCCGGGTATTTATCGAACATAACGATAACTTCCGTCTGCCTGCCAACCCGGAAACCCCGGTGATTATGATCGGTCCGGGCACCGGTATTGCGCCGTTCCGCGCTTTTATGCAGCAGCGCGATAATGAGGGTGCAGGCGGTAAAAACTGGTTGTTCTTCGGCAACCCACACTTCACCGACGATTTCCTGTATCAGGTTGAATGGCAGAAGTATGTCAAAGACGGCTTGCTGACCAATATCGACCTTGCCTGGTCGCGCGATCAGGCGGAGAAGATTTACGTACAAGATAAGATCCGCGCTAAAGGTGCGGAAGTGTGGCGCTGGATCGAAGAGGGCGCACACCTTTACGTCTGCGGCGACGCCAATCGCATGGCGAAAGACGTTGAGCAGGCATTACTGGATGTGGTGGTCGAGCACGGTGCAATGGATCGTGAAACGGCTGACGAGTTTTTAAGTGAGCTGCGCATTGAGCGCCGTTATCAGCGAGACGTTTACTAA